One window from the genome of Echinicola vietnamensis DSM 17526 encodes:
- a CDS encoding acetyltransferase has product MYLFGASGHAKVVISNLESQGELIHGLFDDDPSVGACLGYPVFRWGGVKRDSNYVLVSIGDNRLRELVVSRIAKEVIFGKAIHRNAMVSNYAEIAEGTAVMAGAVIQPDAIIGAHAIINTGASVDHDCRIGDFVHIGPQTGLCGDVQVGKGTLIGAGSTLLPGVTVGENCVIGAGSTVLRDVQDGEKVWGIVK; this is encoded by the coding sequence ATGTATTTGTTTGGGGCATCTGGTCACGCGAAAGTGGTGATCTCAAATTTGGAAAGCCAAGGGGAATTGATTCACGGGTTGTTTGACGATGATCCTTCTGTAGGGGCGTGTTTAGGCTACCCTGTGTTTCGGTGGGGTGGAGTGAAGCGCGACAGTAATTATGTGTTGGTGAGTATTGGGGATAACAGGCTTCGGGAACTAGTGGTCTCCAGGATAGCGAAGGAAGTGATTTTCGGCAAGGCAATCCACCGAAATGCCATGGTCAGTAACTATGCTGAGATAGCAGAGGGTACTGCAGTGATGGCCGGTGCGGTAATCCAACCGGATGCCATAATCGGAGCCCATGCCATCATCAATACCGGCGCTTCTGTGGATCATGACTGTCGGATAGGAGATTTTGTGCATATTGGACCGCAAACAGGCCTTTGCGGGGATGTGCAAGTCGGAAAGGGAACCTTGATAGGAGCAGGTAGTACTTTGCTTCCCGGTGTTACGGTGGGAGAAAATTGTGTGATAGGCGCAGGGAGCACGGTGTTACGGGATGTGCAGGATGGTGAAAAAGTATGGGGAATCGTTAAGTAA
- a CDS encoding Crp/Fnr family transcriptional regulator: MEEKRINARVPTITDVHLLDEMERQGTVMNIAAGKTIMEPGKFIKTVPIVLEGAIKVLRMDDEGKELFLYYLYPGETCALSLTCCEAGKASEIKAIVEEDTKVLLVPVQYHEQWYEQYKQWKDFVTATYQKRFQEMLKVLDSVAFLKMDQRLARYLVTKMKKNDTTALSITHQEIANELGTSREVISRLLKQLEKKKWIELGRNKIFIRDDFEELAEV; this comes from the coding sequence ATGGAAGAAAAAAGGATCAATGCAAGAGTGCCGACCATTACAGATGTTCATCTGCTGGATGAAATGGAACGTCAAGGAACGGTAATGAACATTGCAGCCGGTAAGACGATCATGGAGCCGGGGAAGTTTATCAAGACGGTACCGATTGTGTTGGAGGGAGCAATTAAGGTGTTGCGGATGGACGACGAGGGCAAAGAGTTGTTTTTATATTACTTGTATCCTGGGGAGACGTGCGCGTTGTCGTTGACGTGTTGTGAGGCTGGCAAGGCCAGTGAGATCAAGGCAATAGTAGAAGAAGATACCAAAGTGCTCCTGGTTCCTGTGCAGTATCATGAGCAGTGGTATGAGCAGTACAAGCAGTGGAAGGATTTTGTCACGGCCACGTATCAAAAGCGTTTTCAGGAAATGCTGAAGGTCCTGGATTCGGTAGCGTTTTTGAAAATGGACCAGCGACTGGCAAGGTACCTGGTGACCAAAATGAAAAAGAATGATACGACAGCCCTTTCCATTACCCATCAAGAAATAGCCAACGAGCTAGGGACTTCACGGGAAGTGATTTCCAGGCTTTTGAAACAATTGGAAAAGAAAAAGTGGATTGAATTGGGCCGGAACAAGATCTTCATCCGGGATGATTTTGAAGAATTGGCTGAGGTGTGA
- a CDS encoding universal stress protein — translation MKLLVGTDFSENAQNAMDFALQLAKAHNSSITLLFAYTPVYDFAAQTAEYITTVEQQATKELKSLTKKCKKEGIEIDYLIEQTTPSSAICSVADRESFDLIILGSQGKSDFPSKIFGSTTSEVIRLSSTPVLTVPAGAAFKAMDNISLAMELNREDIVFLGQLIALTRHYRLPYQIIYIKKDEDSLPEMPFSELSMYLKDRFPELVISFDTLAADRVDEGLKQYTQQHPRTMLSMFSKHQGFFDYLFRTSHCADMALHTTVPLLVLKSKKF, via the coding sequence ATGAAATTACTGGTTGGTACTGACTTTTCTGAAAACGCCCAAAACGCAATGGATTTCGCACTGCAATTGGCCAAAGCCCATAACAGTTCGATTACGCTCCTGTTTGCTTACACCCCTGTGTACGATTTTGCAGCGCAGACGGCTGAGTACATTACCACGGTCGAACAGCAAGCTACAAAGGAATTAAAATCCTTAACGAAGAAATGTAAAAAAGAAGGAATTGAGATCGATTATCTTATCGAGCAAACAACCCCTTCTTCGGCCATATGTTCGGTAGCAGACAGGGAATCGTTTGACTTAATCATTTTGGGCAGCCAAGGAAAAAGTGACTTCCCTTCAAAAATATTTGGCTCTACCACTTCCGAGGTCATTCGGTTGAGCAGCACTCCAGTGCTTACTGTTCCAGCAGGTGCCGCCTTCAAGGCGATGGACAATATTTCCCTGGCCATGGAGCTTAACAGGGAAGACATCGTCTTTTTAGGACAGCTGATTGCCCTCACCCGTCATTATCGGCTCCCTTATCAGATCATTTACATCAAAAAAGACGAAGATTCCCTCCCGGAAATGCCTTTTTCAGAGTTGTCAATGTATTTAAAAGACCGTTTTCCTGAGCTGGTCATTAGCTTTGACACCTTGGCTGCAGACCGGGTGGATGAAGGCCTGAAGCAATACACCCAACAACACCCCAGAACCATGCTATCCATGTTTTCGAAACATCAAGGGTTCTTTGACTATCTTTTCAGGACCAGCCACTGTGCGGACATGGCCCTCCACACTACAGTTCCTTTATTGGTCTTAAAATCAAAAAAATTCTAA
- a CDS encoding sulfite exporter TauE/SafE family protein, which yields MEINSLIGFGGAILIGISLGMIGGGGSILTVPILVYLLGIEPVLATAYSLFVVGSTSLVGAGSYLKRGKVSYRIALVFALPSFLAIFLMRKYVVHALPEVLFALGGFTVSKNLAIMVFFAAIMLLAAYSMIKNGTKLTPDSKAKTLNYPLIALQGLVEGSITGIVGAGGGFLIIPALVLIAKLPMRMAVGTSLLIIGIKSLLGFTGDLISQDIDWSFLLIFTGLSIVGIFMGGKLSRKVNESALKKAFGWFVLLMGGYILIRELAFG from the coding sequence ATGGAAATAAATTCACTTATAGGCTTTGGAGGGGCGATATTGATTGGCATTAGTCTAGGGATGATCGGAGGGGGAGGGTCTATCTTGACGGTACCCATTTTGGTTTACCTGTTGGGGATAGAGCCAGTCCTGGCGACGGCTTATTCCCTTTTTGTGGTCGGAAGTACCTCCTTGGTAGGTGCTGGGAGCTATCTGAAACGAGGAAAAGTATCCTACCGAATTGCTTTGGTGTTTGCTTTGCCTTCCTTCTTGGCCATTTTCCTAATGCGGAAATATGTGGTACATGCCTTGCCGGAAGTCTTGTTTGCCTTGGGAGGCTTTACCGTATCCAAGAATTTGGCGATCATGGTTTTCTTTGCCGCAATCATGTTGCTGGCGGCTTATTCGATGATCAAGAATGGAACCAAGCTGACACCTGACAGCAAAGCTAAAACCCTTAATTATCCTCTCATTGCCCTACAAGGGTTAGTGGAGGGCAGTATTACAGGTATCGTAGGAGCTGGAGGTGGTTTTTTGATCATTCCGGCATTGGTGCTAATCGCCAAACTTCCCATGCGAATGGCGGTAGGAACTTCCCTGTTGATCATTGGGATAAAGTCGTTGCTGGGTTTTACCGGAGACCTCATCTCACAGGATATCGATTGGAGCTTTCTTTTGATCTTTACAGGATTGAGCATTGTCGGGATCTTTATGGGTGGAAAGCTTTCCCGAAAAGTAAATGAATCTGCACTGAAAAAGGCCTTTGGCTGGTTTGTGTTGCTGATGGGGGGGTATATTTTGATCAGAGAACTCGCATTCGGTTAA
- a CDS encoding MBL fold metallo-hydrolase, with the protein MKIEQIYTGCLAQGAYYIESNGEAAIIDPLREVEPYIEKAKRNDAVIKYVFETHFHADFVSGHKDLAQKTGAKIVFGPTDAELGFEAIVGEDEQEFTIGDVKIKLLHTPGHTMESSCYLLHDESGNAKAIFTGDTLFIGDVGRPDLAQKVAADLTQEKQAGHLYDSLRNKIMPLPDDLVVYPAHGAGSACGKNMSKETSDTLGNQKKTNYALQEMSKEEFVKKLIDGLTPPPAYFPQNVKMNIQGYDSIDEVLERGVKGLSPAEFEAVANETGAILLDTRSPQVFAKGFIPNAINIGIDGSFAVWVGTMIPDVKQKILVIAEEGREEEVITRLARVGYDHALGYLEGGFEAWRAEGNEVDTITSLAPKEVAKAIQDNPNAKILDVRKQSEFDSEHVKDAENSPLDYINENMGQVDKDKTYFVHCAGGYRSMIFASIMRARGYENLVDISGGFKAIKDSESFDLTDFVCPTTKL; encoded by the coding sequence ATGAAAATCGAACAAATCTATACGGGATGTTTGGCGCAAGGAGCCTACTACATTGAGTCCAATGGGGAGGCGGCCATCATCGATCCACTACGTGAAGTGGAGCCGTACATTGAAAAAGCAAAGCGAAACGATGCCGTGATCAAGTATGTCTTTGAGACCCATTTTCATGCTGATTTTGTGTCAGGGCATAAAGACTTGGCTCAGAAAACAGGTGCAAAGATTGTTTTTGGTCCTACTGATGCGGAGTTGGGTTTTGAAGCGATTGTAGGGGAAGATGAGCAAGAATTCACTATCGGCGATGTGAAAATCAAATTGCTGCATACGCCAGGTCATACCATGGAAAGCTCCTGTTACCTGCTGCACGATGAATCCGGCAATGCCAAGGCGATCTTTACCGGAGATACTTTATTTATAGGAGATGTGGGGCGTCCGGATTTGGCACAGAAGGTGGCCGCGGACTTGACGCAGGAGAAGCAAGCAGGGCATTTATACGATTCGCTGCGCAATAAGATCATGCCTTTACCAGATGATTTGGTGGTGTATCCTGCACACGGTGCAGGAAGTGCCTGCGGTAAAAATATGAGCAAAGAAACTTCAGACACCTTGGGGAACCAAAAGAAAACAAATTATGCATTGCAGGAGATGAGCAAAGAGGAGTTTGTCAAGAAGCTGATTGATGGACTTACCCCTCCACCAGCCTATTTCCCTCAAAACGTCAAGATGAACATTCAAGGATATGATAGCATCGATGAGGTGTTGGAACGAGGCGTGAAGGGGCTTTCACCGGCTGAATTTGAAGCAGTGGCCAATGAGACCGGGGCCATATTGCTCGACACAAGAAGTCCCCAGGTTTTTGCAAAAGGGTTTATTCCCAATGCCATAAACATAGGTATTGATGGGAGCTTTGCCGTTTGGGTGGGGACGATGATTCCCGACGTGAAGCAAAAGATTCTGGTAATCGCTGAAGAAGGTAGAGAAGAAGAAGTGATTACTCGATTGGCCAGGGTGGGGTATGACCATGCTTTGGGGTATTTAGAAGGAGGATTTGAAGCGTGGAGAGCCGAAGGGAATGAGGTGGATACCATCACTTCCTTAGCCCCCAAAGAGGTGGCCAAGGCCATTCAGGATAATCCAAACGCCAAAATCCTAGATGTTCGCAAGCAAAGTGAATTTGACAGTGAGCATGTAAAAGATGCAGAAAACAGTCCGTTGGATTACATCAACGAAAATATGGGCCAAGTGGATAAGGACAAAACATATTTTGTGCATTGTGCAGGGGGCTACCGTTCCATGATTTTTGCGTCCATCATGCGTGCCAGGGGATATGAAAACCTTGTGGATATTTCAGGCGGGTTCAAGGCCATTAAAGATTCAGAATCCTTTGATCTTACCGACTTTGTCTGCCCGACTACTAAATTATAA
- a CDS encoding YeeE/YedE family protein: MNNIIDWISQPWPWYVAGPMLGLTVPVLLLIGNKSFGVSSSLRHVCAACMPAKIPFFSYDWKAESWNLLFVTGIVLGGVIAALVFSDPADMVVAESTQHDLMALGITKFENLLPSEIFSWEHLFSMRGLIFFVLGGFMVGFGTRYAGGCTSGHAIMGISNLQWPSVVATIFFMLGGFTMTHLILPTLMRLAGF, encoded by the coding sequence ATGAACAATATAATAGATTGGATCAGTCAGCCTTGGCCTTGGTATGTAGCCGGGCCAATGCTTGGCCTCACCGTTCCGGTATTGCTACTGATCGGTAATAAGTCATTTGGTGTTTCTTCCTCCTTACGACATGTTTGCGCCGCCTGTATGCCGGCAAAAATCCCCTTCTTTTCGTATGATTGGAAGGCAGAGTCATGGAATTTGCTATTTGTGACGGGGATTGTATTAGGCGGGGTGATCGCCGCCCTGGTCTTTTCGGATCCGGCGGATATGGTCGTGGCAGAAAGCACACAGCATGACCTCATGGCTTTGGGGATTACAAAATTCGAAAACCTATTGCCTTCTGAAATATTCTCTTGGGAGCATCTTTTCTCAATGAGGGGCTTGATTTTCTTTGTTTTGGGAGGGTTTATGGTCGGTTTTGGTACCCGTTATGCAGGAGGCTGTACTTCAGGCCATGCCATTATGGGGATCAGTAATCTCCAATGGCCATCCGTAGTGGCCACCATCTTCTTCATGCTTGGAGGATTTACCATGACCCATTTGATATTACCAACTTTAATGCGCTTGGCCGGATTTTGA
- a CDS encoding DUF6691 family protein has translation MSAKKTERGLALLKYLFVGMFFGIVLVKAEVISWFRIQEMFRLQSFHMYGVIGAAVAVGMLSVFLIKKFDIKTISGEKVVIKDKEFKKGQIFGGFIFGLGWAVTGACPGPIFAQIGIGYSVVIVTFISAVAGTWVYGKLADKLPN, from the coding sequence ATGAGTGCTAAAAAAACTGAAAGGGGATTGGCCCTGCTGAAATACCTGTTTGTAGGAATGTTTTTTGGGATCGTCTTGGTAAAGGCTGAGGTGATTTCCTGGTTCAGGATCCAAGAAATGTTCAGGCTCCAGTCGTTTCATATGTATGGTGTGATCGGTGCGGCAGTGGCCGTAGGGATGCTGTCTGTGTTCTTGATCAAAAAGTTTGACATCAAAACCATTTCAGGAGAGAAAGTGGTGATTAAAGACAAGGAATTTAAAAAAGGTCAAATTTTCGGAGGCTTTATATTTGGCTTGGGGTGGGCGGTTACAGGAGCCTGTCCGGGGCCTATTTTCGCCCAAATAGGAATTGGCTATTCGGTGGTGATCGTAACCTTTATCAGTGCAGTGGCAGGGACATGGGTCTATGGTAAGCTTGCTGATAAATTACCTAATTGA
- a CDS encoding MFS transporter, with amino-acid sequence MKLLRKRRIALSGLFFLAGLSFASWASRIPDFQQLFDLSEGQLGTLLLGMPLGSLIALPLAGWAVDKYGSRKVIVTGSLLYAVSLLSLGFTSSAVQLGVAVVIFGMMGNIMNISLNTQALLVEDGYNRSILASFHGLWSLAGFAGAGIGALMIKLDWAPLQHYWVVAGIMLLILVSSFNLLFKEEKRAGSGGLTLKKPDALLLRIGLVGFFGMMCEGCMFDWSGVYLKKVVVASPDLVPLGYVTFMAAMASGRFFSDTLANRWSKIVMLRISGALICLGLLIAVVYPSFWTAVAGFLLVGFGTASVIPLSYSIAGRSKMYSPSISLALVSTISFFGFLLGPPLIGFIAELFDLQVSFAVIAMMGMCISLLVSIRTQIFDSYKVPANKKVAAQG; translated from the coding sequence ATGAAATTACTGAGGAAACGACGGATTGCACTGAGTGGACTTTTTTTTCTGGCAGGATTGAGCTTTGCTTCTTGGGCATCTCGAATTCCTGACTTCCAGCAGCTATTTGATTTAAGTGAAGGGCAATTGGGGACATTACTACTCGGAATGCCCTTGGGGTCGTTGATTGCTTTGCCATTGGCCGGATGGGCAGTGGATAAGTATGGTAGCCGTAAAGTTATCGTGACCGGAAGCTTGCTCTATGCAGTATCCTTATTGAGTCTTGGCTTTACAAGCTCAGCGGTCCAGCTGGGAGTGGCCGTGGTGATTTTTGGGATGATGGGAAACATCATGAACATTTCCCTGAACACGCAGGCGCTGTTGGTGGAAGATGGGTATAACCGAAGTATTTTGGCATCCTTTCATGGTCTGTGGAGTTTAGCAGGTTTTGCAGGGGCAGGTATCGGTGCTTTGATGATCAAGCTAGACTGGGCACCGCTGCAGCATTATTGGGTGGTAGCGGGCATCATGCTTTTGATTTTGGTGTCCAGTTTTAATTTGCTTTTCAAAGAAGAGAAGAGAGCCGGGAGTGGAGGTTTAACGCTTAAAAAGCCCGATGCCTTACTGCTTCGGATAGGCTTGGTGGGTTTTTTTGGGATGATGTGTGAAGGATGTATGTTTGATTGGAGCGGAGTGTATTTGAAGAAGGTAGTGGTGGCGAGCCCGGATTTAGTGCCGCTAGGCTATGTGACCTTTATGGCCGCCATGGCCTCTGGAAGGTTTTTTTCGGATACCTTGGCAAATAGATGGAGTAAAATTGTGATGCTGCGGATTTCTGGGGCGCTGATTTGCCTGGGCTTGTTGATAGCGGTAGTTTACCCTTCTTTTTGGACAGCCGTGGCAGGGTTTTTATTAGTAGGTTTCGGGACCGCCTCGGTGATTCCTCTTTCTTATAGCATAGCCGGCAGGTCCAAGATGTATTCGCCAAGCATTTCCTTGGCGTTGGTGTCGACGATTTCTTTTTTTGGCTTTTTATTGGGGCCTCCATTGATTGGTTTTATAGCGGAGCTGTTTGACCTGCAGGTGTCCTTTGCGGTGATCGCCATGATGGGAATGTGTATTTCACTCTTGGTGAGCATTAGGACGCAAATATTTGACAGCTATAAAGTTCCAGCCAATAAAAAGGTGGCCGCACAGGGATGA
- the metG gene encoding methionine--tRNA ligase, with the protein MSKRDFKRYTVTSALPYANGPLHIGHLAGCYIPSDIYVRYLRSLGKDVVYIGGSDEHGVAITIKAKKEGVSAQEIVDRYHGIMKASFEEFGISFDHYSRTSSPVHHQTASEFFKDLYDQGEFLEQTTEQYYDEEAGQFLADRYIEGTCPKCGHEGAYGDQCEKCGSSLSPTELINPKSKLSGNSPVLKETKHWFLDLGKYAGFLRKWILEEHQQDWKNNVLGQCRSWLETGDGLQARSMTRDMDWGVPVPVEGAEGKVLYVWFDAPIGYISSTKEWAAEKGVEWEPYWKDEDTKLVHFIGKDNIVFHCIIFPAILKTHGDYVLPDNVPANEFLNLEGEKISTSRNWAVWLHEYLKEFPGKQDVLRYVLTANAPEAKDNDFTWKDYQGRNNSELVAIYGNFVNRAVVLTHKYFDGIVPERAGLSAYDQEVLEGLAAYPDKIAASIEKFRFREALGLVMDFARMGNKYLADTEPWKSIKEDKDRTGTVLNIALNIAANLGVVSAPFLPFTAQKLADMLGTAGVNWTEAGNSEILKGGETIGKATLLFEKVEDSVVEQQVNKLLETKKQNEAANTPVEPVKDTIAFDDFTKMDLRVVTVLEAEKMKKSKKLLKLVVDTGLGKRTVLSGISEYYKPEDLIGKQVTMLINLAPRKMMGIESEGMILMAEDKDGSLRLMMPNGPAAPGSAIN; encoded by the coding sequence ATGAGCAAAAGAGACTTTAAAAGATATACCGTTACTTCCGCATTACCTTATGCCAATGGTCCCCTGCATATAGGACATTTGGCGGGTTGTTATATTCCATCAGATATTTATGTACGTTACCTTCGGTCGCTTGGCAAGGACGTGGTGTATATAGGTGGTTCTGATGAACACGGCGTAGCCATTACCATAAAGGCCAAGAAAGAAGGGGTCAGCGCACAGGAAATTGTGGACCGCTATCACGGGATCATGAAGGCCAGTTTCGAGGAATTCGGAATCAGCTTTGATCATTATAGCCGTACCAGTTCTCCCGTCCATCATCAAACTGCTTCGGAGTTTTTTAAGGACCTTTACGACCAAGGTGAATTTCTGGAGCAGACCACCGAGCAATATTACGATGAAGAGGCGGGCCAGTTTTTAGCTGACCGATACATCGAAGGGACTTGTCCTAAGTGTGGCCATGAAGGTGCTTATGGTGACCAATGTGAAAAGTGTGGGTCGTCACTGAGTCCTACCGAGCTCATCAATCCCAAGTCCAAGCTCAGTGGGAATTCTCCGGTACTTAAAGAAACCAAACATTGGTTCTTGGACCTTGGAAAATACGCTGGATTTCTAAGAAAGTGGATCTTAGAAGAACATCAGCAGGACTGGAAAAATAACGTGCTGGGACAATGCCGCTCGTGGTTAGAAACAGGAGATGGCCTTCAGGCCAGGTCTATGACCAGGGATATGGATTGGGGGGTACCCGTTCCTGTCGAAGGAGCTGAAGGAAAAGTGCTGTACGTGTGGTTTGATGCCCCGATTGGCTATATCTCTTCCACAAAAGAATGGGCTGCAGAGAAGGGCGTAGAATGGGAGCCGTATTGGAAAGATGAAGATACCAAATTGGTACATTTTATTGGAAAAGATAATATTGTGTTTCACTGTATCATCTTTCCGGCTATCCTAAAGACCCATGGGGATTATGTGCTTCCTGACAATGTGCCCGCAAATGAATTCCTGAACCTTGAAGGAGAAAAGATTTCTACTTCTCGAAATTGGGCGGTGTGGCTGCATGAATATTTGAAGGAATTTCCAGGCAAGCAGGATGTATTGCGATACGTGTTGACCGCTAATGCTCCGGAAGCGAAGGATAATGACTTTACTTGGAAAGATTATCAGGGAAGAAATAACTCCGAGCTGGTAGCCATATATGGTAACTTTGTGAATCGGGCAGTGGTCCTTACCCATAAGTATTTTGACGGGATAGTTCCCGAGAGGGCTGGACTGTCGGCCTATGACCAGGAAGTTTTGGAAGGCTTGGCGGCTTATCCTGATAAAATAGCGGCTTCTATCGAAAAGTTCAGGTTTAGAGAGGCACTTGGGTTAGTAATGGATTTTGCCCGTATGGGCAATAAGTACTTGGCCGATACAGAACCTTGGAAGAGCATAAAAGAAGATAAAGACCGAACAGGTACTGTCCTAAACATTGCCTTGAATATCGCCGCAAACTTGGGCGTGGTGTCAGCTCCTTTCTTGCCATTCACTGCGCAGAAGCTGGCTGATATGTTAGGAACAGCCGGTGTAAACTGGACCGAAGCAGGTAATAGTGAAATCCTGAAAGGAGGGGAGACCATCGGTAAAGCGACCTTGCTCTTCGAAAAGGTGGAAGACAGCGTGGTGGAGCAGCAAGTAAATAAGCTGTTGGAGACCAAAAAACAGAATGAAGCAGCAAATACTCCAGTAGAGCCTGTGAAAGACACCATAGCTTTTGATGATTTTACCAAGATGGATCTCCGGGTGGTCACGGTACTCGAGGCCGAGAAAATGAAAAAATCCAAAAAGCTATTGAAATTGGTGGTGGATACAGGGCTTGGCAAGCGTACGGTGCTCAGTGGCATTTCTGAATATTATAAACCAGAAGATCTCATTGGAAAGCAAGTGACCATGCTGATAAATTTAGCCCCTAGGAAAATGATGGGAATCGAATCGGAAGGAATGATCCTAATGGCTGAAGATAAAGATGGATCATTGCGCTTGATGATGCCAAATGGGCCAGCTGCACCCGGCTCCGCGATCAACTAG
- a CDS encoding 4'-phosphopantetheinyl transferase family protein, whose protein sequence is MNSQLYISKIHCSTVLLPNWNPKSDYLIDDQIDLWRVSVKALMEELAPLQQYLTEQELTTMNRYQRESDRIRYIIGKGYLKVLLSKYLDKDPVEIEFIEGINKKPILKGDKKIHFNISHSKDWVIFGFCPDELGVDIEHVDSDFDFLSLINNCFTKPETHFIENAYSPRHEFYKLWTRKESLLKATSVGMVDNLHSINCLDGTQYIPYEVGGGFSDWKIKSLLMDETYFISLSFPVKYRKLRFFDV, encoded by the coding sequence ATGAACAGCCAACTATATATCAGCAAGATTCATTGCAGCACCGTTTTACTTCCCAACTGGAACCCAAAATCGGATTATTTGATCGATGATCAAATAGACCTATGGAGAGTTTCTGTAAAAGCACTAATGGAGGAATTGGCTCCTCTTCAGCAATACCTTACAGAACAAGAACTCACGACAATGAACAGGTACCAACGGGAAAGTGACCGGATCAGGTATATCATTGGCAAGGGTTACCTAAAGGTGTTATTGTCAAAGTACTTGGATAAAGACCCTGTTGAGATCGAATTCATTGAGGGCATCAATAAGAAACCTATTTTAAAAGGAGACAAGAAGATCCATTTCAACATCTCGCACTCCAAGGATTGGGTGATTTTTGGCTTTTGTCCAGATGAATTGGGAGTAGATATCGAGCATGTCGACAGCGATTTTGACTTTCTATCCCTGATCAATAATTGCTTTACGAAACCGGAAACACACTTTATAGAAAATGCTTATTCACCCCGGCATGAATTCTATAAGCTATGGACCCGTAAAGAATCCTTGCTCAAAGCCACCTCAGTAGGGATGGTGGACAACCTTCACTCAATCAATTGCCTCGATGGCACCCAATATATTCCCTATGAAGTAGGTGGGGGATTTTCAGATTGGAAAATCAAGAGTTTGCTGATGGACGAAACCTATTTTATCAGTTTATCATTTCCTGTCAAATATCGGAAGCTTCGCTTTTTTGATGTTTGA